The Bicyclus anynana chromosome 4, ilBicAnyn1.1, whole genome shotgun sequence genome window below encodes:
- the LOC112058548 gene encoding 60S acidic ribosomal protein P1, with product MASKAELACVYSALILVDDDVAVTGEKISTILKAANVDVEPYWPGLFAKALEGVNVRDLITNIGSGVGAAPAGGAPAAAASAAAPAAEAAKEEKKEEEPEESDDDMGFGLFD from the exons atggcATCAAAGGCTGAATTAGCTTGTGTTTACTCCGCTCTCATCCTCGTTGACGATGATGTCGCCGTCACT GGAGAGAAGATTTCAACCATCTTGAAGGCCGCAAACGTAGACGTAGAGCCTTACTGGCCGGGTCTCTTCGCTAAGGCACTGGAAGGCGTCAATGTTCGCGATCTGATCACGAATATCGGCTCGGGTGTAGGAGCTGCGCCCGCGGGTGGCGCGCCCGCCGCAGCTGCCTCGGCCGCCGCTCCCGCCGCCGAAGCCGCCAAGGaggaaaagaaagaagaagaaccaGAGGAATCTGATGATGACATGGGCTTCG GTCTTTTCGactaa